The Nomia melanderi isolate GNS246 chromosome 6, iyNomMela1, whole genome shotgun sequence genomic sequence CGAAACagagctattttgtttgaatatttcatatgtaaatacattacacaaggttgattaatgtttaatgtattatatattagtaaTTACTGAAACTGTATtcttaatattgtttaatattaaatctgaaacttgataattttactatattaaatcAAGCGAAGACTGAGAGTCGTCTCTCGGAGGGTGAAGCTTCGCACAATGCACCAATATGTGAcgtactgaaataaaatagctttgttccttgacTGACGTGTGGCATCCCGTTAAGTCTCTTTCGCCTAgtgtatttcgtcagaaaatattgaatgtttgcaaaggattaatgccAATTTCGTGTTTTGCGTGGAAAAAGTGAAGTTAATTTtgtttcttgaatatttcaggAATTATTCCAAAAGTACACGTTGCATTTAATCGAATATTACGAAGACTGGTACTGCAACAAGTTGCTGCTAGAGAATGTGTTAATGACTGCTATATTCGTACCGAGACGAACACGTTTAGCCAGAGATTTTCATATTCATACTTTGTACACATTTTATTAACGTGTTCTACCACTTTTTTAGAAAGCGGACTGCATAATAGTATgtagttttttttaattacattcggTGTACAAAAGACATAAAGCGTCTACGGCtattaatgtgttaataatctGTTGAAACTTAACCGGCATCCGCAATCTACGAGCTGCATCTTCAGGCTTCACGCTCCAGCCATGtcgcatttaatattttatcgcgCGTGACTGTCATACCGAGCAGATTTATCTAACTACGCCTATGTGCCTGTTTACTGTACCTTTGAATCCCTGTCGACTCAACAATTAAAACCTCCAGTTTGTCGGTAAGCTTAGAAATGGTTTCAGTCGGATACTGTAAAGGTTTTACGAATTTGATCAGAAAAAGATTCATAAGAGAACAGATTAAATTGACTAAATTGAGATAGAAGAGTACCTGGGGCTCTTGCAACTATTAATACAATCCTGTACAGTGGTTGAGAGTGATGAAATTATCTTTCAGAGGTGTTGCAGCTCCaactaataacaataacgaTAGTAACGCTTCCAATATATTACAAAGAAGCGTAAAACTACTGGGAAGTAGTAAAATTCAGTTAGGTGTGTGGAAATACATATAGAATATAGCGGATGAAACATTATACCCTGAATACATTAATCTACCGAAGAATACTGGGCACGTAACGCGTACGTCTAATTTTAGTTTGATGTTAAAACTCTAAGGTCACGTATGTGGTCGCAGCTTATGTTTATatgtttatcattattttcgtcttttcgttattttgttttattgaaatttctgctGACTGACCGGGGGCTAAAATTATCCGTGAATATTACTCGAAAGATTCGCCCTTGGAAAGGTTAAAGTATGTTGGAAGGAATGCGCAAAGAACGAGACGCTATTTAGAGCTATTATCAACCCAGATCCTGATCTTACGTTCTCCTACCGATGACTAAATTGAGCTTTCCTTTGTTTACAGTTCAGAGAGCGAGAAACTTGCTGACGAAAGGAAAACACAGTGAGTATCGTCCTGGCTGGACCGTTACAGTTTCAATCGTTGTTACATCAAACTCGCCGTGCAATTAAGAGGAAAAGCGTATCGAATTAATTCATCTATTTcttaacgatttatcgaataaaaagtataattgAGAATAAAGGTTTACTTCTGGGTCAGTCGATCCGAACGGTACATGGGTCGGAGCATTCTTTTTGCGTCATGAAATGGATCGAATAACAAAACAATGGAATCGAATGCAATACTTATGACATTCGCTTATAtcgaatttcatattttgtatacaaatCGAATTTCGCTGTGTACATGAAACACTCGACCGCGTAATCCTTGCGCAATGAATCGAACGCGATGGAAAAGCATATCGGGTACCTTTAACTTGAAAACGCTGTTTCATCTAAAGTTGCAACGTATGGTGTAATATGTAACCAGTTGAGAGGATTTTCTTCTTAAATCTTACATTTGCATTGcatttaacaatagaactaccaaacGTACCGAAATGCGCAATCTCAGAATTTCTGTTtccacaattattgaaattaaaaaaacgtTTCTGTAAAAGATTGTTAACCTAATTTACTCTTCTGCGTAGGTAGAACAATAAAGGTAACTTCAAACCCCAATAAATCTACTCTcacatttttctaagaaatttctaatgTTCGTCATAATTGTGGTTCTAGTGTTCATGAAATACTGCGACCACAAAGACCGCTACCGAAACGAacgctggtagcaaacgtgttaacgTATTTGCAACCGCTGACGCGAATTCACGTCTTTTCAAATAtgagaatattcaaaatattttattcatctgTTCTTTATTCTTTGCGACCTCTTTAAcggaaagtttttcatttcaaagaatcttctagCGGGTCGTTACAAGacctaatatttcaaaacaaatttcctAATTTTTGTCCCTGTTTCAACGCCAGAAATTTCCGGCAATTAGCTGaagatttcctttattttcaccGGCAATGGTAACAGAGAGAAATTCGCCGGTCACGAATGTGTTAAGCTCCCCTATAAGACGGCGGAACGTTTTCTTGCCAGCTTGATGTAACGACACGCGATAAGTGTGCAGTGGATCATCGTCGTCTGCCGCGGGATTTAATTCCCGTTAAGCAGCCAGTTGATTCTGACCTCGCCGTTGACCGCCTCCTCCACCCACTCACTTGCGTGAACTTAATATTGCAGAGACGAACGATTGTTTCGTGACGATTGCCCTCGGCAAGGAGAAGTATCAAACGTCCGTGAAAGAGAAGGCAGCGAGGGACGTGGAATGGCACGAGGAATGCGAATTAATTATCCCGGAGCAGGGAAACACCGCGGAAATAGTACTGACCGCCCTCCATCGCAATTTTCTGGGCGTGGATGAGTTCCTCGGCACCATCAGCATACCCCTGTCCAGCTTCGACGTTTACGAGAGACCGAGGAACAGATGGTACGGCCGTGGGAACCCCCGGCGACACGATGAAAAACCTCGGGacctttttttctcttcgttcTCAATGAAAGCGGAGTTACTATCGGAATTATAACGCGCGCGATGCGCCTTCCTAGGCGCCCGTACGCTGTTAGGAAAGTATCGCGAGTGAACGCGCGCCGATATCTACGTATGGTATTTTGGAAAGTTGTAATAATCGTCGGGTTAATTTCCGTCCCGCGGCCGCTCAGCCCGATGAAACTAAAAACATTCGGAGGGAGAAAGCTTGTCTCGTTAtttcgaaagaaagaaacgtagAAACGTGGAACGAGTAGTTGTTTTTTAATACGATGTGTTATTGGTTTAAGGAATATTTTCGTTTTTCGGAATAGTTTGTCATTGTTTCGATGATTGCTTCAGGTATACTCTTGGAAGTAAGCCAGGCAAGGAGAACACGAAAGAGAGGGGCGAGCTAGAAGTGAAGATCGGCTTCATCGTGAAGGCTGGTAGCTTGACCGATTTAAGTCACAAAGAGCGTCACAAGAGCTCCCTCGGTCAGCTGTCTAATGCTGCCCATTCGATCGGCGGAAGTTTGCTGAGCATAGGCAGCTTGGAGAAACGCAAAGGCTTGAAGAAGCTGGTGAAATCCATTGAGAATCGCGTGAAAGGAAAAAGCAAACACAATCTCGACAAGGGGGATGATCTGGACGAGAGGGAGGAGCATAAGTTTAGAACCCCTACGAGGCAACAACCGGGTGAAGCTGATCCTGGAGTCATCAGCGAGGATGAGGATGAATTCACAGTAATATTTAGTTTCAGATTTTTAGACTATATAGATAGAAAATAAAGCGAGTATTCAGTAACAAGTATTTAAGCAAAGTGATTAATGAGGATGACATTGTGTTTTCAGTTCGACGACCTATCTCATAAAAGTTCAGCGTCATCTTTAAATACTCCAGTCGTCGGTGGCAACAGCAACAGCGCGGTTTCTGTTTCATCGAGCGTCTCTTCGGGTAATCATTCTAATGAGGCTCACCATCCACCACCAGCGCCAGCTAACGCGGCACCCAGTAAACCACCCCGATACTCCATGAGCGCCTCCACTACGTCTTTATCGAAGGTTGATAACACCAAAGAAGACGAATGGGGTCTTAAGCTGTATGGAAAACAAATTCACAATAACGTTAAGAGGTATCGAAATGAATTGTTAAACTTTCCGGTATTACAAGCGTGCTAGCAATTGCGGAACACTATACATTATGCAAACATACAAATATAACTTAGCATCTTAGGAGAGTAGAATCAAATGGCTCGAATCTAATGACGCCGCAGCTGACAAAGCGTGAATGTTCTTTCAGATGGGATAACAAGCCAAGTCCAAAGATCGTGATCGACGAGCCAAAAGAAGACCATCGTGAGTCATCACCGATTGGTTCGCCGGCGACGACTGTGAGATTTCAAGAAACGCCGGAGCCACCGCTGCCAGCGCCCCGTGAAGTCTTGCAGAACAAAAACAAAGAGGAGAAACCTACTTCGAACAAAGATAAGAGCACCAAAGAGGAGAAACTAAAGGAGAAGAAAGAGGATAGATATAACTGTTGGAGTCCCAAGGACGATAAACAATCcaggaaagataaaaagaaagagaaagagaataaaCTGAAAGAATTGAACGAGGATAACAATCTGTCTTCGGAAAGAATCATTATTGGTGGCGAGGATGCTATTCGAAGTACCGTGATAGGGAAGAGCCATTTGCCACACGAGGTTCTCACTCAATTTGATGGAAAATCAAGAGAGGTAATTGTTGCGATTAGTTACTGTTGCgtgattatttagaaatcatTGCTTTGTGTAACGATAATTGCCTGTTTTTGCTGTAGGATCTGATAGAGTTGACACTGCAACTGCAAGCGGAAGTaacggaaaagaagaaacgtttAACTGACTTGGAAGATTATATAGACGCGCTCCTATTGCGAGTAATCGAATGTTCGCCACGCTTGCTGCAAAATCCCTACCAGTCGCAGAGACGTTTATCATCGCCCGGTCATCAATAGATAACTAAATGTTCTTCCATCATGTTTCCTGATGTCGGGATTCAATTACATTTGTCAGCATAATTAGTGATAATTGCATAGCGTTCGTTTGATCTACCCGATCATTATTCTACACAAGTTTGACTGCTGTTGTGCAACTGTTTATTTTATAGTCCACACGCGCTTTAATTTATTCTCGATTAACAATTAGAATGTAATTCTTAAGTAAAGTTGCACATAGTTCTCGTtgctttttttaattgtataaactTCTAtggaacatttaatattttgttattgttcgaacgaagtatttttattgtaagGTTACATGTGTTTTAAAGGGCAAAGGAAAGGTGCGACATTTGTGCCAACTGCTTTAAAACGTGGGAAAAATGCGAATACTCCCCTAGTCTTCCTGAGAGAAAGTGTTGTTCATCCCAAAACCTGATGTCTCCGTCCAAAGTACCGTCataaaaaaattactattaaCAAGAtagtttctttgtaattttaaacGTATGCGTGATGATCGGTTCACGCGTTGTACATCATATTTTcgcaaatacatatttatataagagCATAAAATATTGTGAAGGTCCAATTACGTATTTAATTACACGTAAACGTCCGCAACGCATACACGCAACACTACACGCGACatgcacgcacacgcgcgcgcgcgcgcgcgcacgcacacacacactaCACACGCGCGTATGTATGCAAATAAAGTAATGCTATTAATTCCGCAAATGTTACTAGCGTTAAAGATTTCAAGATGAATGCACCGTTCAGACAAACCAAATCGAAAAATTACGAttcaatatataattgattacGCATTTTTGAGATTAGataaaattcgactattcgtgGTCAATGTTTTCAGATCGTGTAGTCAGTATTTATTCTAATACATCTGTGGAGCTCGCAGCACTCGCTCGTTCTCACTGAACAGTTTGTAGCACGATAGTGTTTGTTCGCTTATGTTTTCGATACGTCTTTTGTGATAGTTTCTGTGTGGGAATTAAACGTTGTCGATAGTGAACAATGACCGACGGCTCGGGTAACGATGACACCACCGCTTTTAACACAATATCtggtaaattttttaattcatgtcGATTCGTGGTTTTGACACCGGTTACGAGAGGTTAGATTTCTTGAAGCACAACGGTTTGTCTTacacaaaagaattttataaaacggTTTGAAATATGTCAGTTTGATAGCAAAACTTCATAGGAGCTTTTATTTTGCGTAATATGGGTAActgaaaacattttaaatacaaaatcttaTTACGAACTTGTAAAGGTGACCTTAAAATTGCgaatatttaactattctcATATATACCACGCGGTTGCGAGCTATAGTCACTTTTACGCACATAAGTGTAcgcatatatattgaataaagtaATTTACGTATCGCGATCAAACatgaaaggaaaattaatttaccatgtgctaataaataaaatttacagattCTTCCAAGGCAGAAACATGTACAGCTGGTCCTCTTGTTCTATACTCAACGGCGCAAGCTTGGGCAGCACAGTTTTATCGGAGTATTTCACAGCCATACAGGATATCGGAATCATCAGACGAAGAAGATCTTTCCCAGTATCAGTTCGAAGATGACCTTGAGTATCTCAGGTCCTTGGACCCAAAGGAGTGGAAAGATCAAGATCATTACGCCGTCTTAGGATTGAAAAAGCTCAGGCACAAAGCGACCGAAGATATTATAAAAAGGGCTTGTACGTAAAGAAAGTTCAAAGTATACTCTGTAAAGGAATGTAGGTGTTATATCGTTCGCTGTCTTGCATGACATTATGATTAACGCGGTTCAGAAGTATTTGATGCATGAATTACAGATAAGCAGAAAATCCTGAAACATCATCCTGATAAGCGAAAGGCGCTGGGAGAAGAAATCCGACCAGACGATGATTATTTTACCTGCATCACAAGAGCATGGGAGACTCTGGGCACTACTGCAAAGAGGAGAAGCTACGACAGCGTAGATCCTTACTTTAACGACGATTTGCCGGACGAGAAAGAATGTAAAACAAACTTCTACGTGATAATGGGTAAAGCATTCAAGGACAATGCTAGATGGTCTGTAAAACAGCCAGTCCCGCGGTTAGGTGGACCAGAAACCCCTAGAGCCAAAGTGGAACAATTTTATTCCTTCTGGTATGACTTCGACTCGTGGCGCGAATATTCTTACTTAGACGAGGAAGACAAAGAAAGTGGTCAGGAGTAAGTATTTACTTTCAGCTGTGCTTAACACTGAAAATAATGAGAAACTAATAATgttaaattgcaaattaattcTTCATCTATTCCTTTCCAGTCGAGATATGCGTAAATGGATCGAGAAGAAGAACAAAGCGACACGAGCTAAACGGAAGAAGGAAGAAATGGCGCGTATACGTAGTTTGGTCCACATGGCTTACAACCTAGACCCGAGGATAAAGAAGTTCCAACAGGACGACAAAGACAAGAAAACCGCCGCGAAGAAAGCGAAACAGGAGGCTGCTAAGGCGAGGCAACAGGAAGAGGAGAGGATAGCGAGAGATGCGGCCGAAAAGGAACGTCTGGAGAAGGAGAAGCGGGAGAGCGAAGAAAAAGCGAAAATGGATGCACTGAAGCAAGAAAGAGAGGCGCAGAAGAAGGCACTTCGCAAAGAGCGAAAGGCCTTCAGAGACTTTTGTAAAGCCAACAATTATTTCGCGAACGATACGACAGAGAACATTAGGCATATGGAAAGCGTGGAGAAAATATGCGAATTGCTTAAGCTTGTCCAGCTGGAAGAAGCCATGAAGAAGGTGCAGGCCGAAGGCAGACCCGCGTTCATTAGTATCGTGAAAGATACGGAGGAGAGAATAGAGGCGGAGCGCAGGGTAGGCTTCACCTCGAACGACACGCGAAACACGCCGGAGAAGCAAGTGAAATCTCACACAGCTCCgtggaacgagaacgacctTCAGCTTCTGATAAAGGCCGTGAACTTGTTCCCAGCCGGGACGAATCAACGCTGGGAAGTAGTCGCCAATTTCATTAACCAACACAGCGGTTCTACGGCCGGCGTGACTCGCGATGCGAAGGAAGTTCTCGCGAAAGCTAAAGATTTGCAGTCGACGGACTTCAGCAAATCGAGCCTGAAGGAGCAAGCCAACAAGAAAGCCTTCGATAATTTCATCGCGGAGAAAAAGGCCAAAGAATCTGTCGAGGATCGAATGCCAGCTGTCACGGAACGCTTAGATCATCCTATGGCGAATGGTATTTCTACGGAACATAAGGAAACAAAGAAGGAGCCCCAACCGTGGACCCCGGCGGAGCAGAAACTGTTGGAGCAAGCGTTGAAAACCTATCCTACCACCGTGCCCGACAGGTGGGATCAAATCGCCGCGTGCATACCGACCAGAACGAAAAAGGAGTGCATAAGGAGATATAAGGTAAGATAGTTCAGGATACAAAAAAGGAACAAAGATATCCGAATTGATATTCATTATCAGGTGTGTATTTCAAAATCGAATTTCACGAACAACGATTCTATGTCACGTTGCAGGAGTTGGTGGAGCTGGTCAAAGCGAAAAAGGCGGCGCAAGTGATGAAATAATAGTAGTCTatctttaaaagtaaaaaattcttttttaacttATTCGAACTCGGAGATTCAAACGACTTCGCGAACCATTTCGGGTAGGAACTTGTTCATTGAGTTTGGAAAACGGATGAATCCTAGCTTTCACCGAAACGCCCAGCCGTTGTATATACCTGTGCCTTGCTTTTTTAGTCCGTGCGTGCACAGTTCGTTACAGTCCTAGGAACAATTCCTCTGCTACTTACACGCGTCAAAACAATCGCTGCACTTAGTCACTGTATAATTCATGGCAATCGTTAACCGCATGAGAAGAAAAGCTCGCTCTTTCTCAGCGGCGTCGACCACGACCATGACCACAACCActatgacgacgacgacgacgacgacgacgatgacgaagatgacaacaacgacgacgatgacgacgacaatGATCCGGGTAAACGCGCTCATGAAAATAAAACtccgtttctattttttttttgttctcgCTCGCCTGTTGTTCCTTTTTCCCCGTCCTCAGATTGATTGAGACTTCATGTAAGTAATGTAAAATAACGGTACCGGAGCAAACGCAGACGCGGACATAGCGCGCGCATGAATATTACTGTGTAAAATAAAGACGAGTGATGTTTCGAAGAGGGCGACGAGCGGTTACTCGATCCCCACATGCACACTCTCTCGCAACACGCAGCAGGCCAGACCGCGGCAGAGTAAAACGCCAGGGTCACTAGGTGTCAGATGTTTGAAatccttatattttaatttgacaCATTTTCTGACAACATTAAcaacaacaattttttctgttagttttttcccttgtttctttttttttcattttttcttctttcatactATTTCAGCGAAATACCGTGTCCATGCAGTTCCAttcgtcgttcccgctgtcccggAACCGCATGCACCGTGCATGTCGCGCGAAACGTTTCGAACGCTCCTTTCCCCGCGCTGTATAAACGATCTTCTGGCTTCGCCGAAGCGTCGCGTGGCTCGCGTCAATTCTCGGCACTCTCGGAAACGGAGAGTTTGTCGCgcgaagagagagaaaagaaagaaaagacaGAAGCGGTGTCGATCAAACGAAGCGAATATTACGTGGATACTCGGCGCGGGAGTCCGTCGATCGAGATCGACCCTCGAAATCACGAGAGATGAAAAAGAAATGATACGGCTAAAATATATAACGATCTTATACAAGCTTAAAGCCTATCGACCGCGAGTCAATCTCGGAATCAAGACTCGCGCGGTTgtctttgttcctcaattccGTTGAAAGAAACACGGGCACAGGATCGGTCTGTGTCCCGCGATCGTTCGGTTGCACccattcgaacaattttatcGTCGAACAAGCAGCgcgcgaaagaaaaagaaagaaacaattcGAGTCACGCTCCCAGATTCTTGTACAATCACTCCGGCGCAACGTTCTTTCAAATCGTACCAGTTCGGATTCGAAGATCCATGTTGTCGCGCATATCGGACGCCAGCGGAGTTTCGCTTTTGTTTCTCGTTTTCTTAAAAATCCCTTTCGCCGCGTATCGTCGTGGAACGAGTCAACGTTTCACGGTCCGTCGACAATTTCGTCGTTACGTTATCATATTTGATCTTATATTGTATCGATAAGGTAGACCGAGATAAATCGGATCGTCTTCCGCTTGACAGTAAAGAAAGGCGGATATCGAAAGATTAACAGtaaaaaaattggaaagaatttttcaatctttctttAACAAATAGGGAACGAAAGATGAGAAACATAGTTTTTAATATGACAATGTGGATTCTTATTTCGATTCGATTTAACCTGTGATCCGATTCACGTCGGTCTACCTTGTTTATATGACAGGAAGGTCGTAGAAACTGTTACGTACACAGAAAGAGGAAAATGGGCCGCGAAACGTTGAACGAGGAGTGTCCGCGACTCGGGCGCGAGAAGCAACGGGAAAGTGGGATATAATCGAACAGAAAACCGGCAGTATATATGTCGTGTGCGTGTCTGTTGGTTTTGTGCATCGGGATATCACCTTACCTCTGTACAATTCCTGACAGTCTGACGAGAGTCGCGATCGCGCGATACGGTTTCACTCGTTCCCTCTTTTCCGTCGGGACACGCGCGCACCGTCCTGGCCTCGATCGAACGAAAGCGTTCTCGTTTGAACTCAATGTTCCAAACATCTCTACAAACGTTTCTCGAGGGCGAGTCACCGAAAGACTTTGGTTTCGTTACGTCCGTCTGACGAATAAGCGACGTTCCTTTGACGAACCACCGGACAAAAGCGTATCGTCAACCGAAGATGTCACGGATAACGCGGTCGCGCGAGTCGAAAGAAAGAGAATACCGAAAATGATCATTCGAATTGTCGAAGATATAAGCGTgggattaacactaggtttacggagatTCATTGTACCGTTTGTTCAGTTAGATCTTGAACGTTAGAGGTTTAAGAATAGATAGCTgggatacatattcgtgtaattgcgtcgatcaaaatcgacataaacgtTTACCATAAACAATGTTTGTGGAATCCAATGTGCGTCCAACTGGCGCGTTCCGTAAACTTAGCGTTGAAGTCGAATGACGAAGTGTTCGATCGAAGTTGCATTTATTCGTCAAACGTGTGTTCACCGTGTTATCCGCACAGCCATTGACGGTTCAGGGAATGAATCGGCTCCGAAAGTAGCCGTTTCTAAGTATTATGTATCGGTTCTGACTGAAACACTCATGTAAATCGAGAGAATATCCATAGTTGTTATGGACGCATCGGTTCTAGCTGATAGTGGTTTAGGTTTCGATCGTGTGTTGCCATCGAAACGAACATGAAGAGAGAAAAAGCTGGTCCGCGGAACGTTCTCGCGTTTcctcgaagaaaaaagaaagagagaaaaatgtcGGTCGTGTTAACATTGTCCTAACACGGGGAACACGActtaacgaaaataaaagagtAGCATGTGTGTGACCCTAGGCTGTTTCAAGAGGTCGCAAGGGTTACCGGGCAGATCTGCGAAAGCGGTGAATTCGCAAACGCTCGAATATGCGATTCTCGAACGCGATTTAATTCAATTGCCATTTCTCATGTTTCTTTGCTTAAACTAGGTGTCCATTTGAGAGTGAAGCTATCGCAAGTTATTCTGCAGAATATTACAGAGTTGCAATACTCTATTACAATCAACaaatatactaaataaaatattgaaaaatgaaacctAGGAAGAGTCATTGAGCTCCTAAATTATAATGCCGTGCATTATAACTTTAAATGACAGTATCTATAGGATAGTGaccgttacaaatatgtgacattGGTAGTGAAAGTGACTGACAGTCACTTCCAAAACAGTATTCATTTGCGAGAGATTTTACTGACAGCGACTTacgataattatattcttaaatggACACAACCCTTGCATACATTCGAATCCTTCTAACCATTTAATGCACCGGAACGATCGTTTTCGTCCTCATGAGTCCTCTAGCACTGTCCGAGTCGGTTGGTTCTTAGTCAAGCGCATTTCGTCAGTCTCAAATAGCATAGAAAATTTTGGTCTCTCACTTTCGCTCCCTCTTTCACTCcattctttctctccctctctctctctctctctttctttcgaaACGCTAATAacgcgacgaggacgacgacgacgacaacgatgatgacgacgacgatgacgacgacgacgacggcgacgacgacgactgtCATCGTTCTACAGTTCGACGTTTAATTTACGATTTAAAGGTATATAGAAGTTCTCATCTACGCATAATAATCCTACAGTTTCGGTGTAAACGCCACTTTACAACAGTATAAAAAGACCGCTATAGACAAACGCACGTGACCGTTAGAAAGACGCTGGAATAAAAACGGAATACGAAAGGTGTCGAGTACAATGTATACAAGTAGCATTATTCCCAGGACGATTATTTCAAGGTATCTGACCGCGACTCGTCCTGAAGCGTGAAGATCATTCTATCTTCGTCTCTTACGCAggtacagttgggagatgacttgacgTCTAGCAGAACGGTATGGGGCAAAAGGTGTCTTTTTAGTTTATAGTGTCATAGTttcgattggttacgtgtaaccgtattgattAATAGCAAATTAATGATCGGAAATATCAGGAATTTGAATGTAAAGCTAACAGAAAATCGAGTGAGAAAGGATGAAAACCGGTCAATCAGCCCCGCCATCTTCAGCTTAG encodes the following:
- the Rip11 gene encoding rab11 interacting protein; this encodes MWSPTHVQVTVQRARNLLTKGKHKTNDCFVTIALGKEKYQTSVKEKAARDVEWHEECELIIPEQGNTAEIVLTALHRNFLGVDEFLGTISIPLSSFDVYERPRNRWYTLGSKPGKENTKERGELEVKIGFIVKAGSLTDLSHKERHKSSLGQLSNAAHSIGGSLLSIGSLEKRKGLKKLVKSIENRVKGKSKHNLDKGDDLDEREEHKFRTPTRQQPGEADPGVISEDEDEFTFDDLSHKSSASSLNTPVVGGNSNSAVSVSSSVSSGNHSNEAHHPPPAPANAAPSKPPRYSMSASTTSLSKVDNTKEDEWGLKLYGKQIHNNVKRWDNKPSPKIVIDEPKEDHRESSPIGSPATTVRFQETPEPPLPAPREVLQNKNKEEKPTSNKDKSTKEEKLKEKKEDRYNCWSPKDDKQSRKDKKKEKENKLKELNEDNNLSSERIIIGGEDAIRSTVIGKSHLPHEVLTQFDGKSREDLIELTLQLQAEVTEKKKRLTDLEDYIDALLLRVIECSPRLLQNPYQSQRRLSSPGHQ
- the LOC116427365 gene encoding dnaJ homolog subfamily C member 2 isoform X1; its protein translation is MTDGSGNDDTTAFNTISDSSKAETCTAGPLVLYSTAQAWAAQFYRSISQPYRISESSDEEDLSQYQFEDDLEYLRSLDPKEWKDQDHYAVLGLKKLRHKATEDIIKRAYKQKILKHHPDKRKALGEEIRPDDDYFTCITRAWETLGTTAKRRSYDSVDPYFNDDLPDEKECKTNFYVIMGKAFKDNARWSVKQPVPRLGGPETPRAKVEQFYSFWYDFDSWREYSYLDEEDKESGQDRDMRKWIEKKNKATRAKRKKEEMARIRSLVHMAYNLDPRIKKFQQDDKDKKTAAKKAKQEAAKARQQEEERIARDAAEKERLEKEKRESEEKAKMDALKQEREAQKKALRKERKAFRDFCKANNYFANDTTENIRHMESVEKICELLKLVQLEEAMKKVQAEGRPAFISIVKDTEERIEAERRVGFTSNDTRNTPEKQVKSHTAPWNENDLQLLIKAVNLFPAGTNQRWEVVANFINQHSGSTAGVTRDAKEVLAKAKDLQSTDFSKSSLKEQANKKAFDNFIAEKKAKESVEDRMPAVTERLDHPMANGISTEHKETKKEPQPWTPAEQKLLEQALKTYPTTVPDRWDQIAACIPTRTKKECIRRYKELVELVKAKKAAQVMK
- the LOC116427365 gene encoding dnaJ homolog subfamily C member 2 isoform X2; this translates as MDSSKAETCTAGPLVLYSTAQAWAAQFYRSISQPYRISESSDEEDLSQYQFEDDLEYLRSLDPKEWKDQDHYAVLGLKKLRHKATEDIIKRAYKQKILKHHPDKRKALGEEIRPDDDYFTCITRAWETLGTTAKRRSYDSVDPYFNDDLPDEKECKTNFYVIMGKAFKDNARWSVKQPVPRLGGPETPRAKVEQFYSFWYDFDSWREYSYLDEEDKESGQDRDMRKWIEKKNKATRAKRKKEEMARIRSLVHMAYNLDPRIKKFQQDDKDKKTAAKKAKQEAAKARQQEEERIARDAAEKERLEKEKRESEEKAKMDALKQEREAQKKALRKERKAFRDFCKANNYFANDTTENIRHMESVEKICELLKLVQLEEAMKKVQAEGRPAFISIVKDTEERIEAERRVGFTSNDTRNTPEKQVKSHTAPWNENDLQLLIKAVNLFPAGTNQRWEVVANFINQHSGSTAGVTRDAKEVLAKAKDLQSTDFSKSSLKEQANKKAFDNFIAEKKAKESVEDRMPAVTERLDHPMANGISTEHKETKKEPQPWTPAEQKLLEQALKTYPTTVPDRWDQIAACIPTRTKKECIRRYKELVELVKAKKAAQVMK